A genomic segment from Gemmatimonadaceae bacterium encodes:
- a CDS encoding M24 family metallopeptidase has protein sequence MLTPQSLPSIQQAIRESTTDGWLIFDFHGLNPIASGMLRLEGMTTRRLFAFIPREGTPVAISHAIEQGPWKHWPAEWKKLEYSGWRVLESMLAEVVGGKRVAMEYSAGDAVPYLDRVPAGVIEMVRAAGATVESSADLVTRFYAVWNDAQLASHQRAAETIAGIAHAAMSLAGERARSGSPMQEFELKQWILDRFAKEKLETDHGPIVAIGPNAANPHYEPTAGESAPIERGAVLLIDLWAREANGVYADQTWMGSLGEPDARSLKVWEAIRDARDAAIALLRERLAGPTPVRGGEVDDAARAVIEQRGFGPQFIHRTGHSIDPRDLHGSGPHIDNLETREERALLPGVGFSIEPGVYLRGDVGMRTEVNAFVARDLVVTPKDIQRDLIIV, from the coding sequence ATGCTGACTCCCCAATCCCTTCCATCCATTCAACAGGCCATCAGGGAATCGACGACGGACGGGTGGCTGATCTTCGATTTTCACGGCCTCAACCCCATCGCCTCCGGCATGCTCCGCCTCGAGGGCATGACCACGCGCCGCCTGTTCGCCTTCATCCCCCGCGAAGGGACCCCCGTGGCGATCTCCCACGCGATCGAGCAGGGCCCGTGGAAGCACTGGCCCGCCGAATGGAAGAAGCTCGAGTACAGCGGCTGGCGCGTGCTCGAATCGATGCTCGCCGAGGTCGTCGGCGGCAAGCGCGTGGCGATGGAGTACTCCGCGGGCGACGCCGTGCCGTATCTGGACCGCGTGCCGGCCGGCGTGATCGAGATGGTGCGCGCCGCGGGCGCCACGGTGGAATCGTCGGCGGATCTGGTCACGCGGTTTTATGCCGTGTGGAATGATGCGCAGCTCGCCTCGCACCAGCGCGCCGCGGAGACGATCGCCGGCATCGCGCACGCTGCGATGTCGCTCGCGGGCGAGCGGGCGCGCTCGGGCTCGCCGATGCAGGAGTTCGAGCTGAAGCAGTGGATCCTCGACCGGTTCGCGAAGGAAAAGCTGGAGACCGACCACGGACCCATCGTCGCCATCGGGCCCAACGCGGCCAATCCCCACTACGAGCCGACCGCCGGGGAGTCCGCGCCGATCGAGCGCGGCGCGGTTCTGCTCATCGATCTCTGGGCGCGCGAAGCGAACGGAGTGTACGCGGACCAGACCTGGATGGGGTCGCTCGGCGAGCCTGACGCGCGGAGCCTGAAGGTCTGGGAAGCCATCCGCGACGCGCGCGATGCGGCGATCGCTCTCCTGCGCGAGAGGCTGGCCGGCCCGACGCCGGTCCGCGGCGGAGAAGTGGACGACGCGGCGCGGGCGGTCATCGAGCAGCGAGGCTTCGGCCCGCAGTTCATCCACCGCACCGGCCACTCGATCGACCCGCGCGACCTGCACGGCTCGGGTCCGCACATAGACAACCTCGAGACCCGCGAGGAGCGCGCGCTCCTCCCGGGAGTCGGCTTCTCGATCGAGCCCGGGGTTTATCTACGCGGCGACGTCGGGATGCGTACCGAGGTCAACGCATTCGTGGCGCGTGATCTCGTCGTGACGCCGAAGGATATTCAGCGGGACCTGATCATCGTGTGA
- a CDS encoding SRPBCC family protein, producing the protein MTGAAGSGSLGAMPLGRAIETIDERIVAAAPTTMFDVARDVESWPAHLRHYRYVRFRAPAPEGVPVVEMSAYRHFGPIGWPTWWLSLMELIPERPAIRFRHIGGITREMDVEWSFEPVAAGTRVRIVHAWDGPRWPLIGVYAARRVIGPVFIHGIASRTLAGLAAVAERAALRAGEGS; encoded by the coding sequence ATGACCGGCGCGGCAGGGAGTGGATCGCTCGGCGCGATGCCGCTCGGCCGCGCGATAGAGACGATCGACGAGCGCATCGTCGCCGCGGCCCCGACTACCATGTTCGACGTGGCGCGCGACGTGGAGAGCTGGCCCGCGCATCTCCGACACTACCGGTACGTGCGGTTTCGCGCGCCGGCGCCTGAGGGAGTGCCGGTCGTCGAGATGTCCGCGTATCGTCATTTTGGTCCTATCGGATGGCCCACGTGGTGGCTATCGCTCATGGAGCTGATTCCGGAGCGGCCCGCAATTCGCTTTCGCCACATCGGGGGCATAACCAGGGAGATGGATGTCGAGTGGAGCTTCGAGCCCGTTGCGGCGGGAACGCGGGTGAGGATCGTGCACGCGTGGGATGGGCCGCGCTGGCCGCTGATCGGCGTGTACGCCGCGCGGCGCGTCATCGGTCCGGTGTTCATCCACGGCATCGCGAGCCGCACGCTCGCCGGGCTGGCGGCGGTCGCCGAGCGCGCCGCTCTGCGCGCAGGGGAGGGCTCATGA
- a CDS encoding four helix bundle protein: MQDYRKLRVWGQAHALALNVRLATSRLPRTGYTSLRSQITAAAESIAFNIVEGCGAASQAELARFLDISRKSSMELEYQLQLARDHGILPRAQWESLNAETIDVRRMLCGLRSKVLAALQ; encoded by the coding sequence GTGCAGGACTACCGCAAATTACGCGTTTGGGGCCAGGCGCACGCTCTTGCCTTGAACGTCAGGCTCGCCACCAGCCGTCTTCCGCGCACTGGATACACCTCTCTTCGTTCGCAGATAACCGCTGCAGCAGAGTCGATCGCCTTCAATATCGTGGAAGGTTGCGGGGCGGCCAGTCAGGCCGAGCTTGCGCGTTTTCTCGACATCAGCCGGAAATCCAGCATGGAGCTGGAGTATCAACTTCAGCTCGCCCGGGACCACGGGATACTGCCCCGTGCCCAATGGGAATCCCTAAATGCAGAAACGATCGACGTCAGACGAATGCTTTGCGGCCTGCGATCCAAGGTGCTGGCCGCATTGCAGTAA
- a CDS encoding amino acid permease, whose translation MNSTNRGNTDLPRTIGLWSAVAILVGSVIGSGIFRSPAAIADRVPDATAMMLVWVAGGAFALCGALTVAELSAAFPRSGGPYVYLKEAWGRLPAFLYGWAELTIIRAAALGAIATTFAEYFVRALGYDPGVAPYSDQVHYVAAGAILLVGTLNYCGVRWGTLLQNATTIAKYGALLVIIGLAFAVALGGDAAAAVATPAVPDATRATVSVGAFGLALVSVLWAYDGWADLSKVSGEVKDPQRVLPKAIIIGTLAVIGVYLLANLAYLSVLSVDGMRTSRLVAADVASKAMGPAGLAFVVGAVMISTFGTLNGSLLTGPRVLFGMSEHGSVFRHLGRVHSRFQTPHVAIATATVLGALFVLVGTFENLADAFVTAIVPFYAWAVAGIYLLRRRAGYQPPFRVPGYPVVPALFIAATIYLLGNALLDPGSRLATMAVFGAILLGIPIYYLTGGSRRGTE comes from the coding sequence ATGAATTCCACGAATCGCGGGAATACCGACCTTCCGCGCACCATCGGGCTCTGGTCGGCGGTGGCCATACTGGTCGGATCCGTCATCGGATCGGGGATCTTCCGCTCGCCGGCCGCGATCGCGGACCGGGTGCCGGACGCCACGGCCATGATGCTGGTGTGGGTCGCCGGCGGCGCGTTCGCGCTGTGCGGCGCGCTGACGGTGGCCGAGCTGTCGGCGGCGTTCCCGCGCAGCGGCGGGCCGTACGTGTACCTGAAGGAAGCGTGGGGCAGGTTGCCGGCGTTCCTCTACGGTTGGGCCGAGCTGACGATCATCCGCGCGGCCGCGCTCGGCGCGATCGCCACGACGTTTGCCGAGTACTTCGTGCGCGCGCTGGGCTACGATCCCGGCGTGGCCCCGTACTCCGACCAGGTCCACTACGTCGCGGCCGGGGCGATACTTCTGGTGGGGACGCTGAACTACTGCGGCGTGCGCTGGGGCACACTGCTGCAGAACGCGACCACGATCGCGAAGTACGGCGCGCTGCTGGTGATCATCGGGCTCGCGTTCGCGGTAGCTCTCGGGGGCGACGCGGCGGCCGCGGTGGCTACGCCGGCCGTTCCGGACGCGACGCGCGCGACGGTCTCGGTCGGCGCGTTCGGGCTGGCGCTGGTCTCGGTGCTGTGGGCGTACGACGGCTGGGCGGACCTGAGCAAGGTGTCGGGCGAGGTGAAGGATCCGCAGCGGGTCCTCCCCAAGGCCATCATCATTGGGACGCTCGCCGTGATCGGCGTCTACCTGCTCGCCAATCTGGCGTATCTCTCGGTGCTGTCGGTGGACGGCATGCGGACCTCCCGGCTCGTGGCCGCGGACGTCGCGTCGAAGGCGATGGGCCCGGCCGGGCTGGCGTTCGTGGTCGGCGCCGTAATGATCTCCACCTTCGGCACGCTCAACGGGTCGCTGTTGACCGGGCCTCGCGTGCTGTTCGGGATGTCGGAGCACGGGTCGGTGTTTCGCCATCTGGGGCGGGTGCATTCGCGCTTCCAGACTCCGCACGTCGCCATCGCTACGGCCACGGTGCTGGGCGCGCTCTTCGTTCTCGTCGGTACGTTCGAGAACCTGGCGGACGCGTTCGTGACCGCGATCGTACCGTTCTACGCGTGGGCAGTCGCGGGGATTTACCTCCTGCGCCGCCGGGCCGGGTACCAGCCGCCGTTCCGCGTGCCCGGGTATCCGGTGGTTCCGGCGCTGTTCATCGCAGCGACCATCTATTTGCTGGGCAATGCTTTACTCGATCCGGGAAGCCGGCTCGCGACCATGGCAGTGTTCGGAGCCATCCTATTGGGGATTCCG
- a CDS encoding NAD(P)/FAD-dependent oxidoreductase: MSGTRALDADVIVVGAGPAGSATAFFLASQGVDVLLLDRAVFPRDKICSEYLSPQASRILQAMGALDKVEAAGAARLAGMMVRAPSGLSFRGRFAGAHRFRGFRDDGLALRRTILDSILLAQARAAGARVREEARVVDVARDDAGRATGVVVADADGRRTSLGARLIVGADGLRSVVSRRLGLARRSRWPSRIALVSHHSGVAGMGDVGEMHVDRAGYFGLAPVGGGVINVALVVPVARAQDIAGAREEFFEEWIDDRPHLRERFAGARRVTPVRATGPFASAVRRAWAPGAAVVGDAADFFDPFTGEGIYAALRGGELLSSFVLESLAAPARSANAPLAAYDRARRAEFGGKWRLERLVGAAVAFPRMMNRAVRLLSRRQDLADLFVGAAGDFVPPREVLRLSNLGLLLVAGR; this comes from the coding sequence GTGAGCGGCACGCGCGCGTTGGACGCCGACGTGATCGTCGTGGGCGCGGGCCCGGCGGGGTCGGCGACGGCGTTCTTTCTCGCCTCACAGGGCGTGGACGTGCTCCTGCTCGACCGCGCGGTGTTTCCGCGCGACAAGATCTGCTCCGAGTATCTCAGCCCGCAGGCGTCGCGCATCCTACAGGCGATGGGCGCGCTCGACAAAGTCGAGGCCGCCGGCGCCGCGCGGCTGGCCGGGATGATGGTGCGCGCGCCGAGCGGATTGAGCTTTCGCGGGAGGTTCGCCGGCGCGCACCGCTTCCGCGGCTTCCGCGACGACGGGCTGGCGCTGCGGCGCACGATCCTGGATTCGATTCTGCTCGCGCAGGCCAGAGCCGCGGGCGCGCGCGTGCGGGAGGAAGCGAGAGTCGTCGACGTCGCGCGGGACGATGCCGGACGCGCGACCGGCGTGGTCGTCGCGGACGCGGACGGCCGGCGCACTTCCCTCGGAGCGCGGCTGATCGTCGGCGCCGACGGACTTCGCTCGGTCGTGTCGCGCAGACTCGGCCTCGCCCGGCGCTCCCGCTGGCCGAGCCGGATCGCGCTCGTGTCGCACCATTCGGGCGTAGCCGGGATGGGCGACGTCGGCGAGATGCACGTCGACCGTGCGGGCTACTTCGGGCTCGCTCCCGTCGGCGGCGGCGTGATAAATGTCGCGCTCGTCGTCCCGGTCGCGCGCGCGCAGGACATCGCGGGCGCAAGAGAGGAGTTCTTCGAGGAATGGATCGACGACCGGCCGCACCTGCGCGAGCGGTTTGCCGGCGCGCGGCGCGTGACGCCCGTGCGCGCGACCGGCCCGTTCGCGTCGGCGGTGCGGCGCGCGTGGGCTCCGGGCGCCGCCGTGGTCGGCGACGCCGCGGACTTCTTCGATCCGTTCACCGGTGAGGGGATCTACGCCGCGCTCCGGGGCGGCGAGCTGCTCAGCTCCTTCGTGCTGGAATCGCTGGCGGCCCCGGCGCGAAGCGCGAACGCGCCGCTCGCCGCGTACGACCGCGCGCGGCGCGCGGAGTTCGGCGGGAAGTGGCGGCTGGAGCGTCTCGTGGGCGCCGCGGTGGCATTCCCGCGAATGATGAATCGCGCCGTGCGCCTGCTGTCGCGCCGCCAGGATCTGGCCGATCTGTTCGTCGGCGCGGCCGGCGACTTCGTGCCGCCGCGCGAGGTGCTACGCCTGTCCAACCTCGGTTTGCTGCTGGTCGCCGGACGATGA
- a CDS encoding DUF92 domain-containing protein yields the protein MMLRLVIGAALAAIIAAAAARARLLSTTGALAAAVVGTAAVTAGWSWGIVLVVFFALTSGFSAYGAERKRALTRGVLAKSATRDAVQVLTNGGVFAVAALGWLFAGTPVLLAAGAGAIAAAAADSWATETGIAFGGVPRSIIFWTRMTRGTSGGVTIAGFFGAAAGAAGMAGTMLLIGWPRAVALAAVFSGMFGMIIDSVLGATLQARRFCPDCGTETEQPVHDCGRHTQVIRGVRWMDNDLVNMLATLSGAVIAGILLVVGV from the coding sequence ATGATGCTCCGTTTGGTAATCGGCGCGGCCCTCGCGGCGATCATCGCCGCAGCCGCGGCCCGGGCGCGGCTGCTCTCCACGACGGGCGCGCTCGCCGCGGCCGTCGTCGGTACGGCGGCGGTCACCGCGGGGTGGAGCTGGGGGATCGTCCTCGTGGTTTTTTTCGCGCTGACTTCGGGGTTCTCCGCGTACGGCGCCGAACGCAAGCGGGCGCTGACGCGGGGCGTGCTCGCCAAGAGCGCCACACGCGACGCGGTGCAGGTGCTCACCAATGGAGGAGTGTTCGCCGTCGCCGCTCTGGGCTGGCTGTTCGCCGGGACACCCGTGTTGCTTGCCGCCGGAGCCGGCGCGATCGCCGCCGCGGCGGCCGACAGCTGGGCGACCGAGACCGGCATCGCATTCGGTGGTGTCCCCCGCTCGATAATCTTTTGGACGCGAATGACTCGCGGCACGTCCGGTGGCGTGACCATCGCGGGCTTCTTCGGCGCCGCCGCCGGAGCCGCCGGGATGGCCGGAACCATGCTACTTATTGGATGGCCACGTGCCGTCGCCCTCGCGGCAGTTTTTTCGGGTATGTTCGGCATGATCATTGACTCGGTCCTTGGCGCGACGTTGCAGGCACGCCGATTCTGCCCCGACTGCGGCACCGAGACCGAGCAGCCGGTACATGATTGCGGCAGGCACACGCAGGTGATTCGTGGAGTGCGCTGGATGGACAACGACCTGGTCAACATGCTGGCTACGCTGTCGGGCGCGGTGATCGCGGGGATTCTTCTTGTTGTCGGCGTATAA
- a CDS encoding radical SAM protein, whose product MSAYNPPVASRGASAGSRARVLLVSTNTERQPYPVMPNGLAAVASSLEHAGHDVRLLDLCFARAPAAAAGAAARRFEPDVVGVSVRNIDNSDVVALQHYTPEAAAVVRELRSASPAAHLVAGGAAFGVAPEALFAELGVDYAVAGDGERASVALVAALAAGEEPKAIPGLVRRGEGAIAFTPPGEDADLDSLPPLSLARWIDLKRYQRHGATVPVQTKRGCVYRCVYCTYRNVEGFGYRTRNPALVADEIAELRRDAGVRHVDFVDSTFNSPPGHAIEVCEEIERRRLGVQLDTTNFTPATAPRELLSAMRAAGFRTLGITAESASDSVLDRLEKGFTAAKAREVAGRVERAGIRALWIFLVGGPGETPATLEETLSFAAWRLGRGDAVYLTVGLRIYPGTTLHRIALEEGVVAAGDTLLAPRFYFSPALDFDSAVIRLRRFAADHPRFMFSADSRSVILPYLTRMASVLHLPRPHWRYMGLFQRMARAVA is encoded by the coding sequence TTGTCGGCGTATAACCCGCCGGTCGCTTCGCGCGGCGCGAGCGCGGGCTCGCGGGCGCGCGTGCTGCTCGTGAGCACGAACACCGAGCGGCAGCCCTATCCCGTCATGCCGAACGGCCTCGCGGCCGTCGCGTCGTCGCTCGAGCACGCGGGCCACGACGTGCGGCTCCTCGATCTCTGCTTCGCGCGCGCGCCGGCCGCCGCCGCGGGTGCCGCCGCGCGGCGATTCGAGCCCGACGTCGTCGGCGTGTCCGTGCGCAACATCGACAACAGCGACGTGGTTGCGCTGCAGCACTACACGCCGGAGGCGGCGGCCGTCGTGCGCGAGCTGCGCTCCGCCTCACCCGCGGCCCATCTCGTCGCGGGCGGCGCGGCGTTCGGAGTCGCGCCCGAAGCCCTGTTCGCGGAGCTGGGCGTCGACTACGCCGTCGCGGGCGACGGCGAGCGCGCCAGCGTCGCGCTCGTGGCGGCGCTCGCGGCAGGCGAGGAGCCCAAGGCGATTCCCGGACTCGTGCGGCGCGGCGAAGGTGCGATCGCCTTCACGCCCCCGGGCGAGGATGCCGACCTGGATTCGCTCCCGCCGCTCTCGCTCGCGCGCTGGATCGATCTCAAGCGCTACCAGCGGCACGGGGCAACAGTACCGGTGCAGACCAAGCGCGGCTGCGTGTACCGCTGCGTGTACTGCACGTACCGGAACGTGGAAGGATTCGGGTACCGCACCAGAAATCCCGCGCTCGTCGCGGACGAGATAGCCGAGCTGCGCCGCGACGCGGGCGTGCGCCACGTGGACTTCGTGGACTCGACGTTCAACTCTCCGCCCGGCCACGCGATCGAAGTGTGCGAGGAGATCGAGCGGCGCCGGCTCGGCGTCCAGCTCGACACGACGAACTTCACTCCCGCGACCGCGCCGCGCGAGCTGCTGTCCGCGATGCGCGCGGCCGGGTTCCGCACCCTCGGGATCACCGCCGAGAGCGCGAGCGACTCGGTGCTCGACCGGCTCGAGAAGGGATTCACCGCCGCCAAGGCGCGGGAAGTCGCCGGGCGCGTCGAGCGCGCCGGCATCCGCGCGCTCTGGATCTTTCTCGTGGGCGGACCGGGTGAGACGCCGGCCACGCTCGAAGAGACGTTGTCGTTCGCCGCGTGGCGCCTCGGCCGCGGCGACGCCGTGTACCTCACCGTCGGACTCCGCATCTACCCCGGCACGACGCTGCACCGGATCGCGCTCGAGGAAGGCGTAGTGGCCGCGGGCGACACGCTGCTCGCGCCGCGCTTCTACTTCTCGCCGGCGCTCGACTTCGACAGCGCCGTCATCCGCCTGCGCCGGTTCGCGGCGGATCACCCGCGCTTCATGTTCTCGGCCGATTCGCGCTCCGTCATCCTGCCGTATCTCACGCGAATGGCGTCGGTGCTGCACCTGCCGCGGCCGCACTGGCGGTACATGGGGCTGTTCCAGCGCATGGCGAGGGCCGTGGCGTGA
- a CDS encoding COX15/CtaA family protein, producing the protein MVRAAGLRRIAYASLALAYMQAVLGAVVRITGSGMGCGDHWPRCHGYWFPPLDRLDLIIEVTHRYVAAALTLAVLALLFAAWRGRTSAGVGGRGGILRPAVAAALLVVAAALLGAVTVKLELHAAAVVIHLALAMGLIAALSLAAVRSSSLSGRAIAPTSPRTIRGSTTAAVMAFFAVLLGGATANMAGAAVSCIGFPHCRRVSLGGAALFVQVSHRILAFLLLFHLLGMVLALRKRGEPAATNLWVKIAFFTALAQILVAAAMVETGLPLQLRVLHQALGTLVWLVVFVFAAVTRRPAR; encoded by the coding sequence TTGGTACGCGCTGCCGGTCTGAGGCGGATCGCGTACGCATCGCTCGCGCTCGCCTACATGCAGGCGGTGCTCGGCGCGGTCGTGCGGATCACGGGCTCGGGGATGGGGTGCGGCGACCACTGGCCCCGCTGCCACGGCTACTGGTTCCCGCCGCTCGACCGCCTCGACCTGATAATCGAGGTCACGCACCGGTACGTAGCCGCCGCGCTGACGCTCGCCGTGCTGGCCCTGCTGTTCGCGGCGTGGCGCGGGCGTACGTCGGCGGGTGTGGGTGGACGCGGCGGAATCCTCCGCCCCGCCGTCGCCGCGGCATTACTCGTCGTGGCCGCCGCTCTGCTCGGCGCTGTGACCGTGAAGCTGGAGCTGCACGCGGCGGCGGTGGTGATTCATCTGGCGCTGGCCATGGGTCTCATCGCCGCTCTATCGCTGGCCGCCGTGCGAAGCTCGTCGCTTTCGGGCCGAGCCATCGCGCCCACCTCGCCGCGCACGATTCGTGGCTCGACAACCGCGGCGGTCATGGCGTTTTTCGCGGTTCTCCTGGGTGGCGCGACCGCGAACATGGCCGGTGCGGCTGTGTCGTGCATCGGGTTTCCCCACTGCCGCCGCGTCTCGCTGGGCGGCGCGGCTCTGTTCGTCCAGGTGAGCCACCGCATTCTCGCTTTCCTGCTGCTGTTTCATCTGCTCGGCATGGTGCTCGCGCTGCGCAAGCGCGGCGAGCCCGCCGCCACGAACCTGTGGGTGAAGATCGCCTTCTTCACCGCGCTGGCGCAGATCCTCGTCGCGGCCGCGATGGTCGAGACCGGGCTGCCGCTGCAGCTGCGCGTGTTGCATCAGGCACTGGGCACTCTCGTCTGGCTCGTCGTTTTCGTCTTCGCGGCGGTCACGCGGCGGCCGGCGAGATAA
- a CDS encoding methyltransferase domain-containing protein has product MLTPARRHGSEILDEKDLDPRVVRRSMSDVVRANALFGGASALLAELESTIGDLPLMATLLDIGTGLGDIPARARHLAWAHGVQLRTIGLDIAPDLAAATAAKVDAAVCADALRLPFADDSVDVVTCSQLLHHFPGATGTALLRELSRVARVRVVVSDLRRSWMAAAGLWLASFPLRFHPVSRHDGVVSVLRGFTPAELRELVRDAVGENVRVCRRFAFRVTTSWAPR; this is encoded by the coding sequence ATGCTCACACCGGCCCGACGCCATGGCAGCGAGATACTCGACGAAAAGGATCTCGATCCGCGCGTCGTGCGCCGATCGATGAGCGACGTCGTCCGCGCCAACGCCCTGTTCGGCGGGGCGTCCGCGCTGCTCGCGGAGCTCGAGTCGACGATCGGCGATCTCCCGCTCATGGCGACGCTGCTCGACATCGGCACGGGGCTGGGAGACATTCCCGCGCGGGCGAGGCACCTGGCCTGGGCGCACGGCGTGCAGCTGCGCACGATCGGACTCGACATCGCTCCCGACCTCGCAGCCGCGACCGCGGCAAAGGTGGATGCGGCGGTCTGCGCCGACGCGCTCCGGCTCCCCTTCGCGGACGACAGCGTGGACGTGGTCACGTGCTCGCAGCTGCTGCATCACTTTCCGGGCGCCACCGGGACGGCGCTGCTGCGCGAGCTGAGCCGCGTGGCGCGCGTGCGTGTCGTCGTCAGCGACCTCCGCCGGAGCTGGATGGCGGCCGCCGGACTGTGGCTCGCGTCGTTCCCGCTGCGCTTTCACCCGGTCAGCCGGCACGACGGAGTGGTCTCCGTGCTGCGCGGATTCACTCCCGCGGAGCTGCGGGAGCTGGTGCGCGACGCCGTCGGCGAGAACGTGCGCGTCTGCCGGCGGTTCGCGTTCCGGGTGACTACCAGCTGGGCGCCGCGATGA
- a CDS encoding heme o synthase produces the protein MPSAAAPSGGPFGRDLLALTKPRIISLLLVTTVAPMYVAGRPSLLLILIVVIGGYLMAGGANAVNMYFDRDIDDAMARTRLRPIPSGRMSPAAVLAFGVALASAATFLLARFANVLTAVLALGGFYFYVFIYTRWLKRSTPQNIVIGGAAGAFPPLVGWAAVTNQIDLTALYLFAIVFYWTPPHFWALALLKQKDYGNAGIPMAPLVWGERETMNQMLWYMFILIPLTVLPVTFGALGWIYLASALLLDAIFLGAVLKLRATAAWQGHAWWLYRFSLLYLALLFLAMAVDRVIARP, from the coding sequence ATGCCGTCCGCGGCCGCGCCGTCGGGGGGGCCGTTCGGCCGCGACCTGCTCGCGCTCACCAAGCCGCGGATCATAAGCCTGCTGCTAGTGACGACCGTGGCGCCGATGTACGTCGCCGGCCGGCCGTCCCTGCTGCTGATCCTCATCGTGGTGATCGGCGGCTATCTGATGGCGGGCGGCGCGAACGCGGTCAACATGTATTTTGACCGCGACATCGACGACGCGATGGCGCGGACCAGGCTCCGGCCCATTCCGAGCGGCAGGATGTCTCCCGCCGCGGTGCTCGCGTTTGGAGTCGCGCTCGCGAGCGCGGCCACGTTCCTGCTCGCGCGGTTCGCGAACGTGCTCACGGCGGTGCTCGCGCTGGGCGGGTTCTACTTCTACGTCTTCATCTACACCCGCTGGCTCAAGCGCTCGACCCCGCAGAACATCGTCATCGGCGGAGCGGCGGGCGCGTTTCCTCCGCTCGTGGGCTGGGCCGCCGTCACCAATCAGATCGATCTCACCGCGCTGTATCTGTTCGCCATCGTCTTTTACTGGACGCCGCCGCACTTCTGGGCGCTGGCCCTCCTCAAGCAGAAGGACTACGGCAACGCCGGCATACCGATGGCGCCTCTGGTATGGGGCGAGCGCGAGACCATGAACCAGATGCTCTGGTACATGTTCATCCTGATCCCGCTGACGGTGCTGCCGGTGACGTTCGGGGCGCTGGGTTGGATCTATCTGGCCAGCGCTCTGCTCCTGGACGCGATATTCCTCGGCGCGGTCCTCAAGCTGCGGGCGACCGCCGCGTGGCAGGGCCACGCCTGGTGGCTGTACCGGTTCTCGCTGCTCTACCTCGCGCTGCTCTTCCTGGCGATGGCGGTGGACCGCGTCATTGCGCGCCCGTAG
- a CDS encoding flavin reductase family protein, with product MTGIDEYRFRSVLSRFASGVTVVTARGGDGVDHGITVSAFCSLSLDPPLVLVCIDHAAVMHGILDSAAAFTVNVLAADQEDLARRFSDPDDDRFEGTSYTRGANGLALLTGAAARLECALTHRFEGGDHTIFVGRVEAADASDAQPLLYYRGGYASFGA from the coding sequence ATGACCGGGATCGACGAATACCGGTTCCGCAGCGTGCTGAGCAGGTTCGCGAGCGGCGTGACCGTGGTGACCGCCAGGGGCGGCGACGGCGTGGACCACGGCATCACCGTGAGCGCGTTCTGCTCGCTGAGCCTCGATCCCCCGCTAGTCCTCGTGTGCATCGACCACGCCGCGGTCATGCACGGCATCCTCGATAGCGCCGCGGCGTTCACCGTCAACGTGCTCGCCGCGGACCAGGAGGACCTGGCGCGCAGGTTCAGCGATCCCGACGATGACCGGTTCGAGGGCACGTCCTACACGCGGGGGGCAAACGGACTGGCGCTCCTCACGGGCGCGGCGGCGCGGCTGGAGTGCGCGCTGACGCACCGCTTCGAGGGCGGCGACCACACGATATTCGTCGGCCGCGTCGAGGCCGCGGACGCGAGCGACGCGCAGCCGCTGCTCTACTATCGCGGCGGATACGCGAGCTTCGGAGCTTGA